One Lacticaseibacillus rhamnosus genomic window carries:
- the nusG gene encoding transcription termination/antitermination protein NusG, whose amino-acid sequence MAETVTSAEKRWYVLHTYSGYENKVKTNLEQRTSSMNMDDYIFRVVVPEEEEHEQKNGKEKIEMKKTFPGYVLVEMVMTDQSWFVVRNTPGVTGFVGSHGAGSKPAPLLPEEVASVLHSMGMSTRHQDVEFDVGEPVTIIDGAFTGMHGKVTAVDKDKMKLKVVTEMFDREVTAELDFDQVDKL is encoded by the coding sequence ATGGCTGAAACAGTTACATCAGCAGAGAAACGTTGGTATGTCTTGCACACTTATTCTGGTTACGAAAATAAGGTGAAGACAAACCTTGAACAACGGACCAGCAGTATGAATATGGATGATTATATTTTCCGGGTAGTTGTTCCGGAAGAAGAAGAACACGAGCAAAAGAACGGCAAAGAGAAGATCGAAATGAAGAAGACCTTCCCGGGTTATGTGTTAGTCGAAATGGTCATGACGGATCAATCATGGTTCGTAGTGCGGAACACGCCTGGCGTTACCGGTTTCGTGGGTTCCCATGGTGCAGGTTCAAAGCCGGCGCCATTGTTGCCTGAAGAAGTTGCAAGTGTCTTGCATTCAATGGGCATGAGCACACGGCATCAGGATGTTGAGTTTGATGTGGGCGAACCCGTTACGATTATTGATGGGGCCTTTACCGGGATGCATGGTAAAGTAACCGCTGTCGATAAAGACAAGATGAAGCTCAAAGTCGTGACCGAAATGTTTGACCGCGAAGTCACTGCTGAACTGGATTTTGATCAAGTCGACAAACTGTAG
- the secE gene encoding preprotein translocase subunit SecE: protein MKFIKSVFAEMKAVTWPTAQQTRRDTFTVIMTSIIFAIYFAGVDWVINAVFQAFLY from the coding sequence ATGAAATTTATCAAAAGTGTTTTCGCGGAAATGAAAGCTGTCACTTGGCCAACTGCCCAGCAGACGCGGCGTGATACGTTTACCGTCATCATGACTTCCATTATTTTTGCGATCTATTTTGCGGGTGTGGACTGGGTTATCAATGCAGTCTTCCAAGCCTTCTTATATTAA
- the rpmG gene encoding 50S ribosomal protein L33: MSVKKVALACSVCGQRNYFVPENPKRTERLTLKKFCKHCGRVTVHQETK, translated from the coding sequence ATGTCAGTAAAGAAAGTTGCTTTAGCTTGTTCGGTTTGTGGGCAACGGAATTATTTTGTTCCCGAAAACCCAAAACGAACAGAACGGTTAACGTTAAAAAAGTTTTGTAAACATTGTGGCCGCGTGACGGTCCATCAAGAAACCAAGTAA
- a CDS encoding UbiA family prenyltransferase, whose product MTQSYHRLTWPLFLEFIRLPAKAASMLPLVLGISYAAWAFHQFSWINSLIYAAAQLAIALFVTGFNNVQDYFKAKDRSYQQSQNIIGREHLSPWGMLALTIFILLISVVLGIILVMRTNLSLLVIGAVGVGVAILYTFGPVPLSRLPLGEVLAGFVEGYGTFVIAVFINMTLPGPLDLTLDRRTFTFALNLGWLLQLLIAVLPVIILNAAVMFADNIADMAQDIKNQRFTLPYYLGRTRALRWYRLIPFCTFVALLLGVLTRSLPWWSLLVMLTWPVVKKNTRRYTKAPSKDKTFIFTIQSLMIVGGALLLTLWLGIFF is encoded by the coding sequence ATGACCCAGTCTTATCATCGGCTGACGTGGCCGCTATTTTTAGAATTTATTCGGTTACCGGCTAAGGCTGCCAGTATGTTGCCGCTGGTGTTGGGAATCAGTTACGCTGCTTGGGCATTTCATCAGTTTTCTTGGATCAATAGTCTCATATACGCTGCGGCTCAATTGGCTATTGCCTTATTTGTGACAGGATTCAACAATGTTCAGGATTATTTTAAGGCCAAAGATCGCAGTTATCAGCAGTCGCAAAATATTATCGGCCGCGAGCATTTGTCACCTTGGGGCATGTTGGCACTTACCATCTTTATTTTGCTCATCAGCGTGGTTTTAGGCATTATTCTTGTCATGCGCACCAACCTGAGCTTGTTAGTGATTGGCGCGGTCGGGGTCGGTGTGGCCATTTTATATACATTCGGGCCGGTTCCTCTATCACGATTGCCGCTGGGAGAGGTGTTGGCCGGGTTTGTGGAAGGTTATGGGACTTTCGTGATCGCGGTGTTTATCAATATGACACTACCGGGACCGCTTGACTTAACGCTTGACCGCCGCACGTTTACATTTGCACTTAATCTGGGCTGGCTGTTACAACTGTTGATCGCTGTTTTACCGGTGATCATTTTGAATGCTGCTGTCATGTTTGCCGATAACATTGCTGATATGGCGCAGGATATCAAAAATCAGCGCTTTACATTGCCATATTACCTTGGCCGAACCCGAGCTTTACGTTGGTACCGGTTGATACCCTTCTGTACCTTTGTTGCGTTACTGCTAGGTGTTTTGACCCGCAGTTTGCCATGGTGGAGTTTACTCGTTATGTTGACTTGGCCGGTGGTGAAGAAAAACACGCGGCGGTACACTAAAGCACCAAGCAAAGACAAAACTTTTATTTTTACGATTCAATCTTTAATGATCGTTGGCGGTGCTTTACTGTTGACCTTGTGGCTTGGTATTTTCTTCTGA
- the menA gene encoding 1,4-dihydroxy-2-naphthoate polyprenyltransferase: protein MSLPIFLELVEIRTKLASVLPFAIGTLFAVTYFHAFDWLNTLLFFTAMLIFDMMTTALNNLMDYQKAKDAHYQQEVNVIGRAQLDPGMVAKLILVMLVVASLLGVVLVVRTDWLLLLMGMACFAIGILYTWGPLPLSRLPLGEIFSGIVMGLGIPVIATYVNIAPGRLLALDFGWPTVVLRGDFIAIVALGLACITPMATIANIMLANNMSDIEEDQRNHRHTLPMYLGKWWSPRVYALLAYAGFLAVILGVIFGALPIWTLVVELAWPLVIRNVHRFIRDPSKQRTFHTAVINLVLENGLLVVGLGMGVVL, encoded by the coding sequence ATGTCGTTACCGATATTTTTAGAACTGGTTGAAATTCGCACCAAACTGGCAAGTGTTTTGCCATTTGCGATTGGCACTTTGTTTGCAGTGACTTATTTTCACGCCTTTGATTGGCTCAATACGCTTTTATTTTTTACTGCAATGTTGATTTTCGATATGATGACAACTGCGCTTAATAATTTGATGGATTATCAAAAAGCCAAAGATGCTCATTATCAGCAGGAAGTGAATGTCATTGGTCGGGCTCAGCTTGATCCGGGAATGGTTGCCAAGTTGATTCTGGTAATGCTTGTGGTCGCTTCGTTGCTGGGCGTTGTGTTGGTCGTGCGGACGGATTGGCTGTTGCTGTTAATGGGGATGGCTTGTTTTGCCATTGGTATTTTGTATACTTGGGGGCCATTACCGCTTTCTCGTTTGCCGCTTGGTGAAATTTTTTCCGGGATCGTCATGGGATTAGGCATTCCGGTTATTGCAACCTATGTCAATATTGCCCCGGGACGCTTGCTTGCCTTGGATTTTGGGTGGCCAACAGTTGTTTTACGTGGTGACTTTATCGCCATCGTTGCATTAGGATTAGCCTGCATTACCCCGATGGCAACCATTGCCAATATTATGCTGGCTAATAATATGTCTGATATTGAAGAAGATCAGCGCAATCATCGCCACACGTTGCCGATGTATCTGGGCAAATGGTGGTCGCCACGGGTATACGCGTTGTTAGCTTATGCCGGCTTCTTAGCGGTGATCTTGGGCGTCATTTTTGGCGCGCTACCGATATGGACATTGGTGGTGGAGTTAGCCTGGCCGTTGGTGATTCGCAATGTGCATCGGTTCATTCGTGATCCCAGCAAACAGCGAACGTTTCATACCGCGGTGATCAACCTGGTTTTGGAAAACGGTTTGCTGGTTGTGGGTTTGGGAATGGGGGTGGTGCTATGA
- a CDS encoding FAD:protein FMN transferase, producing MKKRLIVVILMLLALVATGCSSQSTAKRELVSGDPYSDTQFLMGTVVMIKIYDKGKQGALDAAFARVQQLADELTVNQKGSEVDAVNKNAGVKPVHVTPSVYRVIEAAKHYSENSNGSFDLAIGPITSLWHIGFADARKPAQSEIDAKLPLVHYQDVALNKKQQTVYLKKKGMAIDLGGIAKGFITDEVVKTLKKQHVTTAIIDLGGNIFVMGKSPKSTKKDWSVGIQDPKKPRGTAIGTLPASNKTIVTSGIYERYLKVDGKVYMHLMNPKTGYPFDNELMGVSIITKKSVDGDALSTATFDKGLFDGMAYIEKLNYADAIFVTKDKKVYVSSGLKDKFKLLKDSGYTLAKLK from the coding sequence ATGAAAAAGCGATTGATTGTCGTTATCCTGATGCTTTTGGCACTGGTGGCGACGGGCTGTTCGAGTCAGTCGACAGCTAAACGGGAATTGGTTTCGGGCGATCCTTATTCGGATACTCAGTTTCTGATGGGGACGGTTGTTATGATTAAGATTTATGACAAGGGGAAGCAGGGAGCACTAGATGCTGCTTTTGCCCGTGTTCAGCAGTTGGCCGATGAACTGACGGTTAACCAGAAGGGCTCCGAAGTCGATGCTGTCAATAAGAATGCGGGGGTGAAACCCGTACATGTCACTCCGAGTGTTTATCGGGTGATTGAAGCTGCCAAGCATTATAGTGAAAATTCGAACGGTTCGTTTGACTTGGCAATTGGGCCGATTACGAGTTTGTGGCATATTGGTTTTGCCGATGCGCGCAAACCGGCGCAAAGTGAAATTGATGCCAAGCTGCCATTGGTTCACTATCAAGATGTTGCTCTCAATAAGAAACAACAGACGGTATATCTTAAGAAAAAGGGCATGGCAATTGATCTAGGTGGTATTGCTAAAGGCTTTATTACCGATGAAGTCGTGAAAACGTTGAAGAAACAGCATGTAACGACTGCTATTATTGACTTAGGCGGCAATATTTTTGTCATGGGCAAAAGTCCTAAAAGCACTAAAAAAGACTGGAGTGTCGGTATTCAGGATCCTAAGAAGCCTCGTGGGACGGCCATCGGGACCTTACCTGCCAGCAATAAAACCATCGTGACCTCGGGTATCTATGAACGCTATCTTAAAGTTGATGGTAAGGTTTATATGCACCTGATGAATCCCAAAACCGGCTATCCATTTGATAATGAATTAATGGGTGTTTCGATTATTACCAAAAAGAGTGTGGATGGGGATGCTTTGTCAACAGCGACTTTTGATAAGGGGCTATTTGATGGGATGGCCTATATTGAAAAGTTGAATTATGCTGATGCTATTTTTGTTACCAAAGATAAAAAAGTTTACGTGAGCTCGGGGTTGAAAGATAAGTTTAAGTTGTTGAAGGACTCGGGGTATACGCTGGCGAAGTTAAAGTAA
- a CDS encoding RNA-guided endonuclease InsQ/TnpB family protein — protein sequence MIKTHKIKLYPNATMRKELEKLFDYRRFVWNQGLEIWNDMYDASLVMMDKSIRPNERKVRDELVANKADWQFERSARVLQLAVNDLSKAWANYLNPKMPNHDKPKWKSKKRSRKTFRTDRAQIVNGKLRLDKPHGTRVWYDIKMAEQPRWQGEIKQVCIVQDADGYYASLSIEATVMVEKRTIRRVTAVDVNVGKFDYKTPSGYAIQPTLPASLPALYARITHYQKQLARKRATNPKHFNSATYRATRTKLKRNYQRVERIQMDLLNKFTTKLVVDHDLIGIEDLDNQHMRMNHRLAKKLHRSMFGKFKIMMQYKADWNGSTLILADPMFPSTQRCSKCGYIKTGEEKLTLHGNAKYHTGHDDYICYQCGARMRRDENAVDNLIDYAKSKVPG from the coding sequence TTGATTAAAACGCATAAGATCAAACTTTATCCCAATGCAACGATGCGTAAAGAATTAGAAAAATTGTTTGATTATCGCCGTTTCGTTTGGAACCAAGGGCTGGAAATCTGGAATGACATGTATGACGCCTCTTTAGTCATGATGGATAAGTCGATACGGCCTAATGAGCGAAAAGTTCGTGATGAACTGGTTGCGAACAAAGCAGATTGGCAGTTTGAACGATCGGCGCGCGTTTTACAGCTTGCCGTGAATGATTTAAGTAAGGCGTGGGCAAACTATTTGAATCCTAAAATGCCCAACCATGACAAGCCTAAGTGGAAGTCGAAAAAGCGCTCACGTAAAACTTTTAGAACGGATCGTGCCCAGATAGTTAATGGCAAGCTCCGTTTGGACAAACCACATGGCACAAGGGTATGGTATGACATCAAAATGGCTGAACAGCCACGATGGCAAGGTGAAATCAAGCAGGTTTGCATCGTTCAAGACGCAGATGGCTACTATGCATCGTTGTCTATTGAAGCCACAGTCATGGTTGAAAAACGAACCATTCGCCGGGTTACTGCCGTTGACGTCAATGTGGGCAAGTTCGACTACAAAACCCCATCAGGTTATGCCATTCAGCCAACACTACCCGCTTCTCTACCAGCACTTTACGCTCGTATCACTCACTATCAAAAACAATTAGCACGTAAGCGAGCAACAAATCCAAAGCACTTTAATTCAGCGACCTATCGCGCAACGAGAACCAAGTTGAAGCGAAACTATCAACGCGTTGAACGGATACAAATGGACTTGTTAAACAAATTTACGACCAAGCTAGTTGTTGATCACGATCTAATTGGGATAGAAGACTTGGATAATCAGCACATGCGCATGAATCATCGTCTCGCCAAAAAGCTGCATCGTTCAATGTTTGGCAAATTCAAAATCATGATGCAATACAAAGCGGATTGGAACGGCAGTACTTTAATTCTTGCCGATCCAATGTTTCCGAGTACGCAACGGTGTTCAAAATGTGGTTATATCAAAACCGGTGAAGAGAAACTTACTTTGCACGGTAATGCCAAATACCACACTGGACATGATGATTACATTTGCTACCAATGCGGTGCTAGGATGCGACGTGATGAGAATGCAGTTGATAACCTGATCGATTATGCAAAATCAAAAGTACCGGGGTAG
- the pplA gene encoding extracellular electron transfer flavoprotein PplA, giving the protein MKLSKVVTGTAVVALSTLVLSACSSSSSSKNSSSSKASSSKVVKKSSTQKQVAGGPLKDGTYKLNETGYDHGYKVEMAMTVKDGKITSTKYDYVDKNGKSKTKDASYEKAMKAKVKVGPKEYIPELNKSFKKNGTNVGAIDVISGATDSSMTFKNYAQQLVQAAQAGDTKPIEVNNTGKMKDGTYTLEEKNYFNGYRVTFSITVKDGKITESNYDNVNKDGKSKTQDTKYEANMKKVNKVGPKEYIPELNKSLVAKQSPAKVDVVSGATHSSDTFILYADQLVNAAQNGNTNKIEVDNIVYK; this is encoded by the coding sequence ATGAAGTTAAGTAAAGTTGTGACGGGGACAGCCGTTGTTGCACTGTCCACTTTGGTTTTAAGTGCATGCAGCAGTAGTTCAAGCAGCAAAAATTCATCCAGCAGCAAGGCTTCCAGCAGTAAAGTGGTCAAGAAGTCATCAACCCAAAAGCAGGTTGCAGGTGGCCCGTTGAAGGATGGTACTTACAAGCTGAATGAAACCGGCTATGACCATGGCTATAAGGTTGAAATGGCGATGACGGTCAAAGACGGGAAGATTACTTCTACTAAGTATGATTACGTTGATAAGAATGGCAAATCCAAGACCAAAGACGCCAGCTATGAAAAGGCCATGAAGGCTAAGGTCAAGGTTGGACCAAAGGAATACATTCCTGAATTAAACAAGTCCTTTAAGAAGAATGGAACCAATGTCGGCGCTATCGATGTTATTTCCGGTGCGACCGATTCCAGTATGACCTTTAAGAATTACGCCCAACAATTAGTTCAGGCGGCTCAGGCTGGGGACACCAAGCCAATTGAAGTCAATAACACTGGCAAGATGAAAGATGGTACTTACACGCTTGAAGAAAAGAACTACTTCAACGGCTATCGGGTAACCTTCTCCATCACGGTTAAAGACGGTAAGATTACCGAAAGCAACTACGACAACGTCAATAAAGACGGTAAGTCCAAGACTCAGGATACGAAATACGAAGCTAACATGAAGAAAGTGAACAAGGTTGGCCCGAAGGAATACATCCCAGAACTGAACAAGTCACTGGTTGCTAAGCAGTCACCAGCCAAGGTTGATGTGGTTTCCGGTGCAACCCACAGTTCCGATACCTTCATCTTGTATGCTGATCAGTTAGTTAACGCTGCTCAAAATGGTAATACCAACAAGATCGAAGTCGACAATATTGTTTACAAGTAA
- a CDS encoding NAD(P)/FAD-dependent oxidoreductase, with the protein MAKTNIVVVGAGFAGVYATKHLAKHYKRNKDVTITLIDRHSYFTYVTELHEIAADRVPEDAIQYDLQRLFNRRKNVKLVTDNVTGIDRDKKEVVTENGRFPYDYVILGIGSQPNDFGTPGVAEHGFTLGKWEDAIRLKRHIEDVVRRGSEEHDPAKRKALLSIVIVGSGFTGTETIGELRDWRDTLAKQYKLDPNEIQFSLMEMAPTIMNMLDRSDANKAERYMEKRGIKVMKNTGVVGVHADHVDLKDGSTFPTCTLVWTAGVKATDQAKDFGLKQGRAGRILVKNNMESQDDPSIYVVGDVSLVDQDGTGKGQPQIVQGAEATAHTALTNIEAKLENKEQVEYKANYSGFMVSLGSKYGVANIMGWLHLSGFFAMLMKHLVNMLYFVQIYSGYYLFEYFMHEFFRTRNGRNMFRGHLSRQGNVLWTLPARLTLGAMWLIDCWPKIQGKESWFIDKLRLPFSWLQPAATSGASAAGADATSAASGAAAGAAKATKTVFSLSYQYGNDPMMVFDKMPNWYYSITKTLIPNQQVAFFMQKAMTIMEILIGLALVAGLFTWLTSAATIAFVGVFCLSGMFYWVNIWMIPMAFACMNGSGRAFGLDKWVVPYLQKVFGKWRYGTPRSLYGTDALK; encoded by the coding sequence ATGGCGAAAACCAATATCGTCGTGGTTGGCGCGGGGTTTGCCGGGGTCTATGCGACAAAGCACCTGGCCAAGCACTACAAACGTAACAAAGACGTGACGATCACGCTGATCGATCGCCACTCGTACTTCACTTATGTCACCGAACTGCACGAAATCGCCGCGGATCGTGTCCCAGAAGACGCAATCCAATACGATTTACAGCGGTTGTTCAATCGACGTAAGAATGTCAAGCTGGTCACCGATAATGTGACTGGGATTGACCGCGACAAGAAGGAAGTTGTCACTGAAAACGGACGCTTCCCTTATGATTATGTGATCTTGGGAATTGGATCACAACCGAACGACTTTGGGACGCCTGGCGTTGCCGAACACGGTTTCACCTTGGGTAAGTGGGAAGACGCGATTCGGCTAAAGCGCCACATTGAAGACGTTGTTCGGCGCGGTTCCGAAGAGCACGATCCGGCTAAACGCAAAGCCCTTTTGTCTATCGTCATTGTCGGTTCTGGCTTCACTGGTACCGAAACGATTGGTGAATTACGTGACTGGCGCGATACCTTAGCCAAACAGTACAAGCTAGATCCGAACGAAATTCAATTTAGCTTGATGGAAATGGCGCCAACGATCATGAATATGCTAGATCGTTCAGACGCGAACAAAGCCGAACGTTACATGGAAAAACGCGGCATCAAGGTCATGAAGAATACCGGCGTTGTCGGCGTTCACGCAGATCACGTTGATCTAAAAGACGGCTCCACGTTCCCAACATGTACCTTAGTCTGGACGGCCGGGGTTAAAGCAACTGACCAAGCGAAAGATTTCGGCTTGAAACAAGGACGTGCCGGCCGAATCTTAGTCAAAAACAACATGGAATCGCAAGACGATCCAAGCATCTATGTTGTCGGCGATGTATCGTTAGTTGATCAAGACGGCACCGGCAAGGGCCAGCCGCAAATCGTTCAAGGCGCTGAGGCAACTGCCCACACCGCGTTGACGAACATTGAAGCCAAGTTGGAAAATAAGGAACAGGTTGAATATAAAGCCAACTATTCCGGATTTATGGTCAGCTTGGGTTCAAAATATGGTGTTGCCAATATCATGGGCTGGCTGCACCTTTCCGGTTTCTTTGCGATGTTGATGAAACATTTAGTCAACATGCTCTACTTCGTTCAGATCTATTCCGGTTATTATTTATTCGAGTACTTCATGCACGAATTTTTCCGGACCCGCAATGGCCGCAACATGTTCCGCGGACATCTTTCCCGTCAAGGCAATGTTTTATGGACACTGCCTGCCCGTCTCACATTAGGCGCTATGTGGTTGATTGATTGCTGGCCGAAGATTCAAGGTAAAGAGTCATGGTTCATTGACAAGCTCCGGTTGCCATTTAGCTGGTTACAACCGGCTGCTACCAGTGGTGCCTCTGCTGCTGGCGCTGATGCAACCAGTGCTGCTTCCGGGGCCGCTGCCGGTGCTGCCAAAGCAACCAAGACCGTCTTCTCCCTTTCATATCAGTATGGTAATGATCCGATGATGGTCTTTGACAAGATGCCAAACTGGTACTACAGCATTACCAAGACCTTGATTCCTAATCAGCAAGTTGCCTTCTTCATGCAAAAGGCCATGACGATTATGGAAATTCTGATTGGGCTTGCGCTTGTTGCCGGTTTATTCACCTGGTTGACCTCTGCTGCTACGATCGCTTTTGTCGGCGTCTTCTGCCTCAGTGGTATGTTCTACTGGGTTAACATTTGGATGATCCCGATGGCCTTTGCCTGCATGAACGGTTCCGGCCGCGCATTTGGGCTCGATAAATGGGTTGTCCCTTATCTCCAGAAAGTCTTTGGCAAATGGCGCTATGGAACACCGCGATCTCTTTACGGTACCGATGCACTCAAATAA
- a CDS encoding NusG domain II-containing protein, whose translation MKRPNTFKRYLKMIRPFDWIIVGGLFIAAFIPYLIFGIHENQQQATASQQVLTAVVTHDGHEVYRKRLTGHTGTSHFTYRDKDGDWNKIEVKGAGIAITEANCQDQVCVRRGRITKPGQTIVCLPHKLLIAIKSNKGDSNTGGMVTE comes from the coding sequence ATGAAACGGCCAAATACCTTTAAACGTTATCTTAAGATGATTCGCCCATTTGACTGGATCATTGTTGGCGGCCTGTTTATCGCAGCGTTCATTCCGTATCTTATTTTCGGCATTCATGAGAATCAGCAGCAAGCAACCGCCTCGCAACAGGTATTAACAGCCGTGGTGACCCATGACGGCCATGAAGTTTATCGCAAGCGACTAACCGGTCATACTGGGACCAGCCACTTCACCTATCGTGATAAAGACGGTGACTGGAATAAGATTGAAGTCAAAGGCGCGGGAATCGCGATTACGGAAGCTAACTGTCAGGATCAGGTCTGCGTTCGCCGCGGTCGGATTACGAAACCCGGTCAAACAATTGTCTGCCTGCCGCATAAGCTACTCATTGCGATTAAGTCAAATAAAGGCGATAGCAACACGGGAGGTATGGTGACCGAATGA
- a CDS encoding Gx transporter family protein, with product MSVYKADRTRQYIYIALLCAQGVIIGLLERMIPFPFAFAPGAKLGLANLITIISLFTMSIPDSFILMCLRLLLTTLLGGTLSTFLYSGAGAVLSWFGMLLIKQLGEKRVSMIGISAAGGILHNVGQLLMASFIAQSWTVMLYLPILAFMGILAGIAVGIAANFLFEHIDILRRLRYDRTKRRKKGATHENSSHVA from the coding sequence ATGAGTGTTTATAAAGCCGACCGTACCCGGCAGTATATCTATATTGCCTTACTCTGCGCTCAAGGCGTCATTATCGGCCTACTCGAGCGTATGATCCCGTTTCCCTTTGCCTTTGCGCCTGGTGCCAAATTGGGCCTGGCCAATTTAATCACGATCATTTCATTGTTCACGATGTCAATTCCCGACAGCTTTATTCTGATGTGCTTGCGACTGCTGCTCACCACACTACTTGGCGGCACCTTGTCAACCTTTCTTTACAGTGGTGCTGGTGCGGTTTTATCGTGGTTTGGCATGTTACTCATTAAACAATTAGGTGAAAAACGTGTCAGTATGATCGGTATTTCTGCAGCAGGTGGCATTTTGCATAATGTCGGCCAGCTCTTGATGGCATCCTTCATCGCCCAAAGCTGGACCGTCATGCTCTATTTACCGATTCTCGCGTTTATGGGCATTCTGGCGGGCATTGCGGTTGGGATTGCTGCTAATTTTCTTTTTGAACACATCGATATCTTACGACGACTCCGCTATGATCGCACCAAGCGTCGTAAAAAAGGAGCTACACATGAAAATTCATCCCATGTGGCATGA
- a CDS encoding polyprenyl synthetase family protein, with translation MKIHPMWHEYPTLAPELASALTLIEKQITTNNTPVAKAIMEMINGGGKLLRPAYCLLFSRFQDTDREKMIALAAAIETLHTATLIHDDIIDKSPTRRNQVTIQKQFGPDTAVYAGDYLFVVCFKLLAHYASSLRSIQQDSGSMEKILKGELDQMATRYQTQITINDYLKQVSGKTGQLFALSCFVGAYESGGTTNFAKTAEKIGMNIGIAFQLLDDILDYTSDGETLGKPVYEDVRSGVYSAPLILAMQRDRQAFLPLLAKKEHISDTEMIQLRDLVIKYEGVKQAYTMAQQRTELATAGLQKLPAGAARDDLIRLTESLLKRKS, from the coding sequence ATGAAAATTCATCCCATGTGGCATGAATACCCGACGTTGGCGCCGGAGCTTGCTTCAGCGCTAACGTTGATTGAAAAACAGATCACAACCAACAATACACCTGTGGCCAAGGCGATCATGGAAATGATTAATGGCGGTGGCAAATTGTTACGGCCGGCGTACTGTCTGCTTTTCTCCCGGTTTCAAGACACGGATCGCGAGAAAATGATTGCACTGGCGGCCGCCATTGAGACGCTTCATACCGCCACTTTGATCCACGACGACATTATCGATAAATCTCCAACCCGCCGCAATCAGGTGACGATTCAAAAACAATTCGGCCCGGACACAGCAGTTTATGCTGGCGATTATCTCTTTGTTGTCTGCTTCAAGCTGTTGGCACATTACGCCTCAAGCCTCCGCAGCATTCAACAAGACAGCGGCAGCATGGAGAAAATCTTAAAAGGCGAACTGGATCAGATGGCCACACGCTACCAAACCCAAATCACCATTAATGACTATCTCAAGCAGGTTTCCGGAAAAACCGGCCAGCTCTTTGCGTTAAGCTGTTTTGTCGGTGCCTACGAAAGCGGCGGAACAACGAACTTTGCCAAAACGGCCGAAAAAATCGGCATGAACATTGGCATCGCCTTCCAATTGCTAGACGACATTCTCGATTACACTAGCGATGGCGAAACTTTGGGCAAACCGGTTTACGAAGATGTGCGCAGCGGCGTCTACTCAGCACCACTCATTTTGGCCATGCAGCGCGATCGCCAAGCCTTTTTGCCGCTGTTAGCGAAAAAAGAACACATTAGCGATACCGAGATGATTCAACTGCGCGATCTTGTCATCAAGTATGAAGGTGTCAAGCAGGCCTACACTATGGCGCAACAACGTACTGAACTGGCGACTGCCGGTTTGCAGAAGTTGCCTGCCGGCGCTGCACGAGACGATTTAATCCGTTTGACGGAGAGCCTTTTGAAGCGCAAATCTTAA